The segment GCACGGTGGGCAACACGGTTTGTGTTACCGAGGCTGAAAAAGAAAGAATTGATATAACCAAACCGCCATACAACGCAGTAGGGGACGGCAAAACCTTGAATACCGAAAAAATTCAGGCGGCAATTGATGCCTGTAAAGAAAATCAGGTTGTGTATATACCGGCAGGAGATTTTATGACCGGTTCACTGTTTTTACATTCTGATATGGAACTTTATATTGAAAAAGACGGAATTTTACACGGAACCTGCGAGGTAAAGGATTACGAGCCGAAAATCAAAAGTCGGTTTGAGGGACACGAAATGATGTGCTATGCGAGCCTTTTGAATATAGGTAAGTTGGATCGGGATGGCGGTTTTAATTGTTCTAATGTAAGAATCAGCGGCAAAGGTACTGTTTGTGGTGGTGGCAGAACGCTTTCAGACAATGTAATTGATGTGGAAACCGTTCTTTTAAAAGACTATCTTGCATCCCTCGGGAGCAAAATTGAAGAGTGCGAAACGGCAACCACCATTCAGGGCAGAGCAAGACCGAGACTTATCAATATAAGCTGTGCACAAAATATTACCATTGCGGGCATTACTGTTATGAACGGAGCCAGCTGGAATGTACATATGATTTATTCGGACAACATAGTGACCTTCGGCTGTATGTTTCTCTCGAAAGGCGTGCATAACGGAGACGGGTGGGACCCCGATTCTTCCACCAACTGCACGCTGTTTGGTAGCGAATTTTTCACCGGCGATGACGCAGTTGCAATCAAATCCGGCAAAAATCCGGAAGGAAACGTAATCAACCGTCCCGCAGAACATATC is part of the Clostridia bacterium genome and harbors:
- a CDS encoding glycoside hydrolase family 28 protein, producing MINSVCYANKIVLYWDLPENFEEGNRYFVYKNGEKVAETQKCHLEMDDLLPTTEYSFSVEMVGKNTCTVGNTVCVTEAEKERIDITKPPYNAVGDGKTLNTEKIQAAIDACKENQVVYIPAGDFMTGSLFLHSDMELYIEKDGILHGTCEVKDYEPKIKSRFEGHEMMCYASLLNIGKLDRDGGFNCSNVRISGKGTVCGGGRTLSDNVIDVETVLLKDYLASLGSKIEECETATTIQGRARPRLINISCAQNITIAGITVMNGASWNVHMIYSDNIVTFGCMFLSKGVHNGDGWDPDSSTNCTLFGSEFFTGDDAVAIKSGKNPEGNVINRPAEHIRVFDCISHFGHGITIGSEMSGGVKDVRIWNCDMGNSLYGIEIKGTKKRGGYVRDVHVSYSKVCRVLMHSVLYNDDGEAAPDVPVFEDCTFENMTLTAKARNSKDEIEYCGAIELSGFDVPGHYIKNVKFKNICIDNGEDSRRQTICLQCLENVSFENISCR